A part of Melittangium boletus DSM 14713 genomic DNA contains:
- a CDS encoding DUF4336 domain-containing protein, with protein MPPPAPTPESSEALWEGAIRLYTPLDVPKPLVENVWLVDGPVVRMAAYGTHIPFPSRMTIVRLANGDLWLHSPTALSEALRRRVESLGRVAHLVSPNKIHYAHIAAWKAAYPDARAWASPGVRERAASQGIAVSFDAELGEASPPEWEAEIDQLVFRGSRFMEEVIFLHRASRTLVLADLIENFEADHVRPGLRRLARFAGSLHPDGKMPVDLRLTFLGRKAQARACLERMLAWRPERIVLAHGRCYQERGTEELRRAFRWLG; from the coding sequence ATGCCCCCACCCGCCCCCACTCCCGAGTCCTCCGAGGCGCTGTGGGAGGGCGCCATCCGCCTGTACACGCCCCTCGACGTTCCCAAGCCCCTGGTGGAGAACGTGTGGCTCGTCGACGGCCCCGTGGTCCGGATGGCGGCCTACGGCACGCACATTCCCTTTCCCTCGCGCATGACGATCGTGCGGCTGGCGAACGGCGACCTGTGGTTGCACTCGCCCACCGCGCTCTCCGAGGCACTCCGGCGGCGCGTGGAGAGCCTGGGACGGGTGGCCCATCTCGTCTCGCCCAACAAGATTCACTACGCCCATATCGCCGCGTGGAAGGCGGCCTATCCGGATGCGCGGGCCTGGGCCTCGCCCGGCGTGCGCGAGCGCGCCGCGAGCCAGGGGATCGCCGTGAGCTTCGACGCCGAACTCGGCGAGGCCTCCCCTCCCGAGTGGGAGGCCGAGATTGATCAGCTCGTGTTCCGAGGCAGCCGATTCATGGAGGAGGTGATCTTCCTGCACCGGGCCAGCCGCACCCTCGTGCTCGCCGACCTCATCGAGAACTTCGAGGCGGACCATGTCCGCCCCGGACTGCGTCGGCTCGCACGCTTCGCCGGGAGCCTGCACCCGGATGGAAAAATGCCGGTGGACCTGCGCCTGACGTTCCTGGGCCGCAAGGCTCAGGCGCGCGCCTGTCTGGAGCGAATGCTGGCGTGGCGGCCCGAGCGGATCGTCCTCGCCCACGGACGCTGTTACCAGGAGCGGGGCACCGAGGAGCTGCGGCGGGCGTTCCGCTGGCTCGGCTGA
- a CDS encoding cytochrome P450, whose translation MSTARAALPPGPRSLPVLGTLIDYAKDPLGFIEACVRDHGDVVYVELLGQRTYVLQRPEHIEHVLVTRHRHYIKDAFQRELMGGRLLGNGLLTNEGEPWLRQRRLMQPAFHRQRLAAYGRVMAEHARRQLATWRDGEVRDVNADMMRLTLGIVIKSLFDLELDGKAEAVGPSLARVMEHFAGVQALIFPDWLPTPENLGYRAALGQLDALVSSLIRRRREAGGGETEDLLSTLLHVQDDEGQHMSDPQIRDEVMTLMLAGHETTSINLAFCFHLLARHPEAEASLHRELDSVLGGREPTLEDLPALPFTDSVVKEALRLYPPAWTLGREALEDDEIGGWSIAKGSVMMMNPWTVHRDARLYEDPLAFRPQRWVDGLEKRLPRFAWFPFGGGPRLCIGMGFALMEARLVLATLAQRFRFERAPEDDVELLPSITLRPKHGVKVRVRTR comes from the coding sequence ATGAGCACCGCGCGAGCCGCCCTTCCCCCAGGTCCCCGATCCCTGCCCGTGCTCGGGACCCTCATCGACTACGCGAAGGATCCCCTCGGCTTCATCGAGGCCTGCGTCCGCGACCACGGAGACGTGGTGTACGTCGAGCTCCTGGGCCAGCGCACCTATGTGCTCCAGCGCCCGGAGCACATCGAGCACGTGCTGGTCACCCGGCACCGGCACTACATCAAGGATGCATTCCAGCGCGAATTGATGGGAGGCCGGCTGCTGGGCAACGGCCTGCTCACCAACGAGGGCGAGCCCTGGCTGCGGCAGCGGCGGCTGATGCAGCCCGCCTTCCATCGCCAGCGTCTGGCCGCCTACGGACGGGTGATGGCCGAGCACGCCCGCCGTCAGCTCGCCACGTGGCGGGACGGAGAGGTCCGCGACGTCAACGCGGACATGATGCGGCTGACGCTCGGCATCGTCATCAAGAGCCTGTTCGACCTGGAGCTGGACGGAAAGGCGGAGGCCGTGGGCCCCTCGTTGGCCCGGGTGATGGAGCACTTCGCCGGGGTGCAGGCCCTCATCTTCCCCGACTGGCTGCCCACGCCGGAGAACCTCGGCTACCGGGCGGCCCTGGGGCAACTGGACGCGCTCGTCTCCAGCCTCATCCGGCGGCGGCGCGAGGCGGGGGGAGGCGAGACGGAGGATCTGCTGTCGACGTTGCTCCACGTCCAGGACGACGAAGGCCAGCACATGAGCGACCCGCAGATCCGCGACGAGGTGATGACCCTGATGCTCGCGGGGCACGAGACGACGTCCATCAACCTGGCCTTCTGCTTCCACCTGCTGGCACGCCACCCGGAGGCCGAGGCCTCGCTGCACCGGGAGCTGGACTCGGTGCTGGGGGGCCGGGAGCCCACCCTGGAGGACCTGCCCGCCCTGCCCTTCACCGACTCCGTGGTGAAGGAGGCCCTGCGGCTCTATCCGCCCGCGTGGACGCTCGGGCGCGAGGCGCTCGAGGATGACGAGATCGGCGGCTGGTCCATCGCCAAGGGCTCGGTGATGATGATGAACCCGTGGACGGTGCACCGGGATGCGCGCCTCTACGAGGATCCCCTCGCCTTCCGGCCCCAACGCTGGGTGGACGGGCTGGAGAAACGCCTGCCGCGCTTCGCGTGGTTTCCCTTCGGCGGAGGCCCGAGGCTGTGCATCGGCATGGGCTTCGCGTTGATGGAGGCACGGCTGGTGCTGGCGACCCTGGCCCAGCGCTTCCGCTTCGAGCGGGCTCCCGAAGACGACGTGGAGCTGCTGCCCTCCATCACCCTGCGCCCCAAGCATGGGGTGAAGGTGCGGGTGCGCACGCGGTAG
- a CDS encoding sialidase family protein: MLRRVHHRTALFLAVLLLSTASLAAPFPDVLEASPAQATPGLQVVFTNTTHRFLTVAPSGTAYALKLGDSTSRLYASTDGARTWTLKGRTPLGGSFHVISALADGTLLADIERAGAHYLARSSDGGASWSEVLALGNYRLLTSRNIAELDGTVYLLEYQAFTSQNAPLRLHASGDQGRTWKVRQVFEGHRHGHGLAVDPARHALWAFFGDNIQQSAILRSTSKGSNWKRVLSGQQALVVTAAVLDDGSLLYAQDINWLPGRPHIAQLSPDGTYVELNPLSGAAYSTYRLRAGGFVAGVAREPLGDAYAPSEESAHVWASLDGVDWVALLHYPRLNPNENVRADVYEELPSGLLVLQLQNARGFGPGGMGYQLVRFLRP; this comes from the coding sequence ATGCTCCGTCGTGTCCACCATCGCACCGCGCTCTTCCTCGCCGTGCTGCTGCTCTCGACGGCATCCCTCGCCGCGCCATTTCCAGACGTCCTCGAGGCGAGTCCCGCCCAGGCAACGCCGGGCTTGCAGGTGGTCTTCACCAACACCACCCATCGGTTTTTAACCGTCGCCCCCTCGGGCACGGCGTATGCCTTGAAGCTGGGTGACTCCACCAGCCGACTCTACGCGAGCACGGATGGGGCGCGGACCTGGACCCTCAAGGGCCGCACGCCGCTCGGGGGCTCCTTCCATGTCATCTCCGCCCTCGCCGATGGCACGCTGCTGGCCGACATCGAACGCGCGGGCGCCCATTACCTGGCCCGCTCGAGCGACGGCGGCGCCTCCTGGAGCGAGGTGCTCGCGCTGGGCAACTACCGCCTGCTCACGTCGCGGAACATCGCGGAGCTCGACGGCACCGTGTACCTGCTGGAGTACCAGGCCTTCACCTCCCAGAACGCGCCCCTCCGCCTCCACGCGAGCGGCGATCAGGGCCGCACCTGGAAGGTGAGGCAGGTCTTCGAGGGCCACCGGCATGGGCACGGGCTGGCGGTGGATCCGGCCCGCCATGCGCTCTGGGCGTTCTTCGGAGACAACATCCAGCAGTCGGCCATCCTCCGCTCCACGAGCAAGGGCTCCAACTGGAAGCGGGTCCTCTCCGGCCAGCAGGCCCTCGTCGTCACCGCCGCGGTGCTCGACGATGGATCGCTGCTCTATGCCCAGGACATCAACTGGCTTCCTGGCCGGCCGCACATCGCCCAGCTCTCGCCGGATGGGACGTATGTCGAGCTCAATCCGCTCTCGGGCGCCGCCTACTCCACCTACCGGCTACGCGCGGGAGGCTTCGTGGCGGGCGTCGCCCGCGAGCCCCTGGGTGATGCTTATGCGCCGAGCGAGGAGAGCGCGCACGTCTGGGCCAGCCTCGATGGAGTGGACTGGGTGGCGCTGCTCCATTACCCCCGGCTGAATCCCAACGAGAACGTGCGCGCCGATGTCTACGAGGAGCTGCCCTCGGGGCTGCTCGTGCTCCAGTTGCAGAACGCGCGGGGGTTCGGGCCAGGAGGCATGGGCTACCAGCTCGTGCGCTTCCTCCGGCCCTGA
- a CDS encoding alpha/beta fold hydrolase — protein sequence MAASGRMHADHAIRHRWIKVGGIELFYREAGASDAPVLLLPHGYPCSSFQFRQLMPALADRWRTIAPDFPGFGYSATPDPAVFAYDFDAYAEVLDGFTSALGLERYALWLHDYGSQIGLRHAIARPERITALVLQNGDIYEDVLGPKYETLRAYWNEPTPERRAVLETAVSEEGFRAEFVGEVDAEVAARVPPDLWTLHWPLMDTPARRRLAVGLMEGLRANLGWFPRYQAYLRERQPPSLIVWGPRDGYMPEASARAYLRDLPRAELHLLDDAGHWLLETHFDAALPLVRGFLERVLRPS from the coding sequence ATGGCCGCGTCAGGACGCATGCATGCCGACCACGCGATTCGCCATCGTTGGATCAAGGTCGGCGGGATCGAACTCTTCTATCGCGAGGCCGGGGCCTCCGACGCTCCGGTGCTGCTGCTGCCGCATGGTTATCCCTGCTCCTCCTTTCAGTTCCGCCAGTTGATGCCCGCGCTCGCGGACCGCTGGCGGACGATCGCGCCCGACTTTCCTGGCTTTGGCTATAGCGCCACGCCCGACCCGGCGGTGTTCGCCTACGACTTCGATGCCTATGCCGAGGTGCTCGATGGCTTCACCTCGGCGCTCGGGCTCGAGCGTTACGCGCTGTGGTTGCACGACTATGGCTCGCAGATAGGTCTGCGGCACGCCATCGCGCGTCCCGAGCGCATCACCGCGCTCGTCCTCCAGAACGGAGACATCTACGAGGACGTGCTGGGGCCCAAATACGAGACCCTCCGCGCGTACTGGAACGAGCCCACCCCGGAGCGGCGGGCCGTGCTGGAGACCGCGGTCAGCGAGGAGGGCTTCCGCGCCGAGTTCGTGGGCGAGGTCGACGCCGAGGTCGCCGCGCGGGTTCCGCCCGACCTGTGGACGTTGCACTGGCCCCTCATGGACACCCCCGCGCGTCGGCGGCTCGCGGTCGGGTTGATGGAGGGGCTTCGGGCGAACCTCGGCTGGTTTCCGCGCTACCAGGCCTATCTGCGCGAGCGGCAACCCCCGTCGCTGATCGTCTGGGGGCCTCGGGATGGGTACATGCCCGAGGCCTCGGCGCGCGCCTACCTGAGGGATCTCCCGCGAGCCGAGCTCCACCTGCTCGACGACGCGGGGCATTGGTTGCTGGAGACCCACTTCGACGCGGCGCTTCCGCTCGTTCGCGGCTTCCTCGAGCGGGTGCTCAGGCCTTCGTGA
- a CDS encoding VOC family protein: protein METNLLHRGRLIDHLQLVVRDIAASKRFYSAVLGALDIPLGGEGEDYFWADELFVSSVSSRAAAGALTGRMHFAFQATSHEAIERFHAAGLEHGGRDNGAPGIRPYHPGYYAAFLLDPDGNNVEAVFHGPANRSAESIVVKF from the coding sequence ATGGAAACCAACCTGCTTCATCGGGGCCGTCTCATCGACCATCTCCAGTTGGTCGTGCGGGACATTGCGGCAAGCAAGCGCTTCTACTCGGCCGTTCTCGGCGCGCTGGACATTCCCCTTGGCGGAGAAGGCGAGGACTACTTCTGGGCAGACGAGCTGTTCGTCTCCTCCGTGAGTTCTCGCGCGGCGGCCGGGGCTCTGACCGGTCGAATGCACTTCGCCTTTCAGGCGACCTCTCACGAGGCCATCGAGCGCTTCCACGCCGCTGGCCTGGAGCATGGCGGCCGGGACAACGGAGCTCCCGGCATCCGTCCCTACCATCCCGGCTACTACGCGGCCTTCCTGCTCGACCCCGATGGAAACAACGTGGAAGCGGTGTTCCACGGGCCCGCGAATCGAAGTGCCGAGTCGATCGTCGTGAAGTTTTGA
- a CDS encoding DUF4240 domain-containing protein yields MNIDQFWILIEASRRVVDPERADGNARRQAEELWKQLSRLPPEEIVEFSAHFQDRMDAAFQWDLWGVAYIVAGGCSDDGFADFRSWLISMGRRVFEDAVANAESLIRVVDAPGVEDVFFEEFRYVPARAYEAMTGCELPPALTAGPAAPTGEKWREEELAHRFPSVWARNEK; encoded by the coding sequence ATGAATATCGATCAGTTCTGGATCCTCATCGAGGCCTCCCGGCGAGTGGTCGATCCGGAACGGGCAGATGGAAATGCACGAAGGCAGGCCGAGGAACTCTGGAAGCAATTGTCGAGGCTGCCTCCTGAGGAGATCGTCGAATTCAGCGCCCATTTCCAGGACCGGATGGACGCGGCCTTTCAGTGGGACTTGTGGGGGGTTGCGTACATCGTCGCGGGCGGCTGCTCGGATGATGGCTTCGCGGACTTTCGCAGTTGGCTCATCTCGATGGGGCGCCGTGTTTTCGAGGACGCGGTGGCGAACGCCGAGTCGCTCATCCGCGTTGTCGACGCGCCTGGAGTCGAAGACGTGTTCTTCGAGGAGTTTCGGTACGTGCCAGCCCGTGCATATGAAGCGATGACGGGATGCGAGCTTCCTCCGGCCTTGACTGCGGGACCTGCTGCTCCCACGGGGGAGAAATGGCGCGAGGAGGAACTCGCGCACAGGTTTCCTTCCGTCTGGGCCCGGAACGAGAAATGA
- a CDS encoding HNH endonuclease, with protein sequence MEHRIEVPDEFLIPSERFDNPSLIQGRVDAAPSSVQGCLKTALRYLYETQGPTNLESDRRKVAWDFLEEREQIVARWLSSRTNGSERKNYGKGALHAARNARYRCADCGFPDVRCLQLDHVEGRKDPLSTFRCLCANCHQLKSRKKDWVARTVVKAVKANSEDDGGD encoded by the coding sequence GTGGAGCATCGAATCGAAGTACCCGACGAGTTCTTGATTCCCTCTGAGCGGTTCGATAACCCGTCACTCATCCAGGGACGTGTTGATGCCGCACCATCTTCGGTGCAGGGCTGTCTCAAGACGGCGCTGCGCTACCTCTACGAGACCCAGGGCCCTACGAATCTTGAATCAGATCGGAGGAAAGTAGCATGGGACTTCCTTGAGGAACGCGAGCAGATTGTAGCCCGGTGGCTCTCCTCGCGGACCAACGGATCAGAGCGCAAGAACTATGGAAAGGGCGCACTGCACGCGGCAAGGAACGCACGGTACCGGTGCGCAGACTGTGGGTTCCCAGACGTGCGGTGCTTGCAACTTGACCATGTCGAGGGACGGAAGGATCCCCTCTCGACATTCCGTTGTCTCTGCGCAAATTGCCACCAACTCAAGAGCCGCAAGAAGGATTGGGTCGCCAGAACGGTGGTGAAGGCAGTGAAGGCCAACAGCGAAGACGATGGAGGAGACTGA
- a CDS encoding C45 family autoproteolytic acyltransferase/hydolase → MSPLLHLPRPLGAWLLALGVFHAFPSWAARVAVPNAGFEERAAAGLPTEWSVSGAGRVISSTEGKSEGARGLVIEHPASGAETTVESKPVKLQVGRLYRLSAWVRTRGVRADPQARYPTAMGACLSMKSFAFTNCSPSPGAEQEGRVSVLFFAIQSEDAVRLHLGRNGAATGSAWFDDVRVEEVDDITEYIPLESVRWAGKGFRYDDGGWKYIHIEGEPHERGLQYGELVADDVVRYMEKLGTLKNKQDVVNGWAQLRLLTDSLFLRKYEPEFLEEMRGIADGVNKAGVKFKDRELDLLDIAVLNSEVDLGQLESANHVSATALSGRTFLKAEDEAARAGEGDHCSSFVATKSATRDGRFIMGQIFMWNGYTGVHWDVMLDVKPARGHRVILQTFPGGIHSGSDWYLNDAGVVIGETTVGQTPFEPDGTPQSNRIRKAAQYASSIDDVARILQENNNGLYSNDWTLADTKTGEGACFTLGTKTSRMWRTGDDDHAADTPGKLKDFIWANNNNRDLEVRKESIANPRNAPVDLAFNTWNRDIAFQKYFEKYGQGGIDLDNAIRMLASSPINRPHACDGKITTDEMARQLMFLAHYGKTTLREKMVGGRWIQDLPGATPHLTLGYTTFSPIFVTDKLQAARAKRLAETKAPEPKRDTSKVKEALSFDKKSLWANTVFPASDGENWLVSGTAAYWYLLEKLPDSADKALKVQRDALAELNARYLYLTAREQDVVPVAARTSYDRYGTYAIPRIKGTFLLHQMRLLLGNTAFSRVMGKVHERFAQKDITTQDFIRTASQAAGRDLSPFVKQWVERGGLPTPRVSASVAPGLKGQDVTLTVEQGGTPYHFVTTVELVSAKGSTLERVEVKGAKDTFTFHVAERPQRVVFNPTNDIPVPREHFQVLSNALDDFEQLLFVHGTARGVEAGRTLSLNFRDTVADASTDQVAPLRTDAEVTEAELASKDLFVLGGLEDNALVARMAAEKKLLVEPGRRFFRWRGKTYGNSEDGLAVALPNPWNPKRMLYLYLANSGLELWHMTRAFQPGKLQGWALFKNGAVSAKGFHDLDALSVDLPPEPPAPQVKPLTSTDGDI, encoded by the coding sequence ATGAGTCCTCTTCTTCATCTCCCGAGACCGCTCGGCGCCTGGTTGCTCGCTTTGGGAGTCTTTCACGCCTTTCCTTCCTGGGCCGCGCGGGTGGCCGTGCCCAACGCGGGCTTCGAGGAGCGAGCCGCCGCGGGACTGCCCACGGAATGGAGCGTGAGTGGCGCGGGCCGGGTCATCTCCAGCACGGAGGGCAAGAGCGAGGGCGCGCGCGGACTCGTCATCGAGCACCCGGCCTCGGGCGCCGAGACGACTGTCGAGTCCAAGCCGGTGAAGCTCCAGGTGGGCCGCCTCTACCGGCTCAGCGCGTGGGTGCGCACCCGGGGCGTGCGAGCGGATCCCCAGGCGCGCTACCCCACGGCGATGGGCGCGTGTCTGTCCATGAAGAGCTTCGCCTTCACCAACTGCTCGCCCTCGCCCGGCGCGGAGCAGGAGGGGCGGGTGTCGGTGCTCTTCTTCGCCATCCAGTCGGAGGATGCCGTGCGCCTGCACCTGGGGCGCAACGGCGCGGCCACGGGCTCGGCATGGTTCGATGACGTGCGCGTGGAGGAGGTGGACGACATCACCGAGTACATCCCCCTGGAGTCCGTGCGGTGGGCGGGCAAGGGCTTCCGCTACGACGACGGGGGATGGAAATACATCCACATCGAGGGCGAGCCCCACGAGCGGGGCCTGCAATACGGCGAGCTCGTGGCGGACGACGTCGTGCGCTACATGGAGAAGCTGGGCACGTTGAAGAACAAGCAGGACGTGGTCAATGGCTGGGCGCAGCTGCGGCTGCTCACCGACTCGCTCTTCCTGCGCAAATACGAGCCCGAGTTCCTCGAGGAGATGCGCGGCATCGCGGACGGCGTCAACAAGGCGGGCGTGAAGTTCAAGGATCGGGAGCTGGATCTGTTGGACATCGCGGTCCTCAACTCGGAGGTGGACCTGGGCCAGCTCGAGTCCGCCAACCACGTGAGCGCCACGGCGCTGTCCGGACGCACCTTCCTCAAGGCCGAGGACGAGGCGGCCCGCGCGGGGGAGGGAGATCACTGCTCGTCCTTCGTGGCCACGAAGTCGGCGACCCGGGATGGCCGCTTCATCATGGGGCAGATCTTCATGTGGAACGGCTACACGGGGGTGCACTGGGACGTGATGCTGGACGTCAAGCCCGCGCGAGGCCATCGCGTCATCCTGCAGACCTTCCCGGGCGGCATCCACAGCGGCTCGGACTGGTACCTCAACGACGCGGGCGTGGTGATCGGCGAGACGACCGTGGGCCAGACGCCCTTCGAGCCGGACGGCACGCCGCAGAGCAACCGCATCCGCAAGGCCGCTCAGTACGCCTCCTCCATCGACGACGTGGCGCGCATCCTCCAGGAGAACAACAACGGCCTGTACTCCAACGACTGGACCCTGGCGGATACCAAGACGGGGGAGGGGGCCTGCTTCACGCTCGGCACGAAGACGTCGCGCATGTGGCGCACCGGGGATGACGATCACGCCGCGGACACGCCCGGCAAGCTCAAGGACTTCATCTGGGCCAACAACAACAACCGGGACCTGGAGGTGCGCAAGGAGTCCATCGCCAACCCCCGCAACGCCCCGGTGGATCTGGCCTTCAACACCTGGAACCGGGACATCGCCTTCCAGAAATACTTCGAGAAGTACGGCCAGGGCGGCATCGACCTGGACAACGCCATCCGCATGCTGGCCTCCAGCCCCATCAACCGCCCCCACGCGTGCGACGGGAAGATCACCACCGATGAAATGGCGCGCCAGCTCATGTTCCTCGCGCACTACGGCAAGACGACGCTGCGCGAGAAGATGGTGGGAGGCCGGTGGATTCAGGATCTGCCCGGCGCCACGCCGCACCTGACGCTGGGCTACACCACGTTCAGCCCCATCTTCGTGACGGACAAGCTCCAGGCCGCCCGGGCGAAGCGCCTCGCGGAGACAAAGGCGCCGGAGCCCAAGCGGGACACCTCGAAGGTGAAGGAGGCGCTGAGCTTCGACAAGAAGAGCCTGTGGGCGAACACCGTCTTCCCGGCCTCGGATGGAGAGAACTGGCTGGTGAGTGGCACGGCGGCCTACTGGTACCTGCTCGAGAAGCTGCCGGACTCGGCGGACAAGGCCCTCAAGGTCCAACGCGACGCCCTGGCGGAGCTCAACGCCCGCTACCTCTACCTGACGGCGCGCGAGCAGGACGTGGTGCCGGTGGCCGCGCGGACCTCGTACGACCGCTATGGCACCTATGCCATTCCCCGCATCAAGGGCACCTTCCTGTTGCACCAGATGCGGCTGCTATTGGGCAACACGGCCTTCTCTCGGGTCATGGGCAAGGTGCACGAGCGCTTCGCCCAGAAGGACATCACCACCCAGGACTTCATCCGCACCGCGTCGCAGGCGGCGGGGAGGGATTTGTCTCCCTTCGTGAAGCAGTGGGTGGAGCGCGGAGGACTGCCCACGCCGCGCGTGAGCGCCAGCGTGGCGCCGGGCCTCAAGGGCCAGGACGTGACGCTCACGGTGGAGCAGGGGGGCACGCCCTATCACTTCGTCACCACGGTGGAGCTGGTGTCCGCGAAGGGCTCGACGCTGGAGCGCGTGGAGGTGAAGGGCGCCAAGGACACCTTCACCTTCCACGTGGCCGAGCGGCCCCAGCGCGTGGTGTTCAACCCCACCAACGACATTCCGGTGCCGCGCGAGCACTTCCAGGTGCTCTCCAACGCCCTGGATGACTTCGAGCAACTGCTCTTCGTGCACGGCACGGCGCGTGGGGTGGAGGCCGGGCGGACGCTGAGCCTGAACTTCCGGGACACCGTGGCGGATGCGTCGACGGACCAGGTCGCGCCGCTGAGGACGGACGCCGAGGTGACGGAGGCGGAGCTGGCCTCGAAGGACTTGTTCGTGCTCGGAGGCCTGGAGGACAACGCGCTGGTGGCGCGGATGGCGGCGGAGAAGAAGCTGCTGGTGGAGCCGGGTCGGCGTTTCTTCCGCTGGCGAGGCAAGACGTACGGGAACTCCGAGGATGGGCTCGCGGTGGCGCTGCCCAACCCGTGGAACCCGAAGCGGATGCTCTACCTGTACCTGGCCAACAGCGGGTTGGAACTGTGGCACATGACGCGCGCCTTCCAGCCGGGAAAGCTCCAGGGCTGGGCGCTCTTCAAGAATGGCGCGGTGAGCGCCAAGGGCTTCCACGACCTCGACGCGCTGTCGGTGGACCTGCCCCCGGAGCCGCCCGCGCCCCAGGTGAAGCCGCTCACCTCGACGGACGGGGACATCTGA
- a CDS encoding penicillin-insensitive murein endopeptidase — protein sequence MRSPSWLPLLLCVGCTAHVIPTVTSSAVPATVTEAAPSSPEVVQAPVTAETPVETEPRAAPVATAAAPAESEAEEDEESGDGSESPEGEEESETSAGTEPFLGPLYTAEWSDEALTELWKKQPKTLGSISVGFVHSGRMVNSVQFPPGEEWIVVSPERTWATQETIDAVIRAIREVRAEHPKAPRLRVNQISSQDGGYMRPHKSHQSGRDVDLGFYYPTEEPIRVRERERHIDLELNWALIKALVVHTDVQMILVDKRVQKVLREYALTHGEDPKWVDSLFLGNSPLIKHARGHRDHFHVRFFNARAQELGWRIAPLLALQPDHNMLMHRVRSGDTLGAIALKYGSGVTAIQKASRMRGTFLRLGQVLTVPLRGPCTRCPVPPHVVIPPRRMPPGFEPQAPALASPSAPAPTETPVPEAPPAVAEPTPVAPAETPAPEAPPAVATQQAPTEEPAPTVAAPSEPLPTAPVPSSGGGLPATADTSASTVQ from the coding sequence GTGCGTTCCCCATCCTGGCTCCCCCTTTTGCTGTGCGTCGGCTGCACCGCGCACGTCATTCCCACCGTCACCTCCTCCGCGGTGCCCGCGACCGTGACGGAGGCCGCGCCATCCTCCCCCGAGGTGGTCCAGGCCCCCGTGACAGCGGAAACACCGGTGGAGACGGAACCTCGCGCGGCTCCAGTCGCCACGGCCGCCGCGCCCGCCGAGAGCGAGGCCGAGGAAGACGAGGAGTCGGGGGACGGCTCCGAGTCACCCGAGGGCGAGGAGGAGTCCGAGACGAGCGCGGGCACCGAGCCGTTCCTGGGGCCGCTCTACACCGCTGAATGGTCGGACGAAGCCCTCACGGAGCTGTGGAAGAAGCAGCCCAAGACGCTCGGCTCCATCTCGGTGGGGTTCGTGCACAGCGGGCGGATGGTGAACTCGGTCCAGTTCCCGCCCGGCGAGGAGTGGATCGTCGTGTCCCCCGAGCGGACGTGGGCCACCCAGGAGACGATCGACGCCGTCATCCGGGCCATCCGCGAGGTGCGCGCCGAGCACCCCAAGGCCCCGCGGCTCCGGGTCAATCAAATCAGCTCCCAGGACGGCGGCTACATGCGTCCGCACAAGAGCCACCAGAGCGGCCGGGACGTGGACCTGGGCTTCTACTACCCCACCGAGGAGCCCATCCGGGTGCGCGAGCGCGAGAGGCATATCGACCTCGAGCTGAACTGGGCGCTCATCAAGGCGCTCGTGGTGCACACCGACGTGCAGATGATCCTCGTGGACAAGCGCGTGCAGAAGGTCCTGCGCGAGTACGCGCTGACGCACGGCGAGGACCCGAAGTGGGTGGATTCGCTCTTCCTCGGGAACTCGCCCCTCATCAAGCACGCGCGCGGCCACCGCGACCACTTCCACGTGCGCTTCTTCAACGCACGCGCCCAGGAGCTGGGCTGGCGCATCGCGCCGCTGCTCGCGCTGCAGCCGGACCACAACATGCTCATGCACCGGGTGCGCTCGGGCGACACGCTCGGGGCCATCGCGCTCAAGTATGGCTCCGGGGTGACGGCCATCCAGAAGGCGAGCCGGATGCGTGGGACGTTCTTGCGGCTCGGCCAGGTGTTGACGGTGCCCCTGCGCGGCCCCTGCACCCGCTGCCCCGTGCCGCCGCACGTCGTCATTCCGCCGAGGCGCATGCCGCCCGGATTCGAGCCCCAGGCGCCCGCCCTGGCCAGTCCGTCGGCCCCCGCCCCCACCGAGACTCCGGTGCCCGAGGCCCCTCCGGCCGTCGCCGAGCCCACGCCCGTGGCGCCCGCGGAGACTCCGGCGCCCGAGGCCCCTCCGGCCGTGGCCACGCAACAGGCCCCCACCGAGGAGCCCGCGCCCACCGTGGCGGCACCGTCCGAGCCCCTGCCCACCGCCCCCGTGCCGTCCTCGGGAGGCGGCCTGCCCGCGACGGCGGACACCTCGGCCAGCACGGTTCAGTGA